One window of Solwaraspora sp. WMMA2056 genomic DNA carries:
- the hemQ gene encoding hydrogen peroxide-dependent heme synthase: MSGEQSNAARLRELNATIQYTMWSVFRVAERLPALRDGLIGEVESLIDELTAKGVTVRGTYDVAGLRADADIMIWWHAADSDDLQDAYGRLRRTALGRHLVPVWSQMALHRPAEFNKSHVPAFLAGEEPRPYICVYPFVRSYEWYLLPDAERRAMLAEHGQMARPYPDVRANTVASFALGDYEWLLAFEADELHRIVDLMRDLRASSARRHVREEVPFFTGRRRPVADLVNNLP, from the coding sequence ATGAGCGGCGAGCAGAGCAACGCGGCGCGGCTGCGGGAGCTGAACGCGACGATCCAGTACACGATGTGGTCGGTGTTCCGGGTCGCCGAGCGGTTGCCGGCGTTGCGCGACGGGCTGATCGGTGAGGTCGAGTCGCTGATCGACGAGCTGACTGCCAAGGGCGTCACGGTACGCGGTACCTACGACGTCGCCGGGCTGCGCGCCGACGCCGACATCATGATCTGGTGGCACGCCGCCGACAGCGACGACCTGCAGGACGCGTACGGGCGCCTGCGCCGCACCGCGCTGGGTCGCCATCTCGTCCCGGTCTGGTCCCAGATGGCGCTGCACCGGCCGGCCGAGTTCAACAAGAGCCATGTGCCGGCGTTCCTGGCCGGCGAGGAGCCCCGGCCGTACATCTGCGTCTACCCGTTCGTCCGGTCGTACGAGTGGTACCTGCTGCCGGACGCCGAGCGTCGGGCGATGCTGGCCGAACACGGCCAGATGGCCCGCCCTTATCCGGACGTACGGGCCAACACGGTTGCGTCCTTCGCGCTTGGGGACTACGAGTGGCTGCTCGCCTTCGAAGCCGACGAACTGCACCGGATCGTCGACCTGATGCGGGACCTGCGCGCCTCGTCGGCCCGCCGGCACGTCCGCGAGGAGGTGCCGTTCTTCACCGGCCGGCGGCGCCCGGTCGCCGATCTGGTGAACAACCTGCCCTGA
- the ligD gene encoding non-homologous end-joining DNA ligase: MAGTSRSIRTSATTVEVAGHQVRLSSPDRVCFPGPGYTKQDVFDYYLAVGDGILRALRDRPTTLQRFPDGVDGEMFYQKRVPARGVPPWLRTARIAFPSGRTADELCPADLAHVAWAAQMGTVVFHPWPVRAADVDRPDELRIDLDPQPGTDFADAVAAAGEVRALLDELGAVGYPKTSGGRGVHVYLRIVPRWSFAEVRRAVIAFAREVQRRRPDLVTTSWWKEERGEKVFVDYNQMARDRTIACAYSLRANARATVSTPVSWDELTEVEPDDFDLRTVPPRLAGRGDPHAGIDDTPWDIGPLLEWADRDERDGRGGDLPYPPDHPKMPGEPRRVQPSRARPDTPG, encoded by the coding sequence ATGGCTGGCACGAGCCGCAGTATCCGGACGTCGGCGACCACCGTCGAGGTGGCGGGCCATCAGGTGCGGCTGAGCAGCCCGGACCGGGTCTGTTTCCCCGGTCCGGGCTACACGAAGCAGGACGTGTTCGACTACTACCTGGCCGTCGGCGACGGGATCCTGCGGGCGCTGCGGGACCGCCCGACGACGCTGCAACGCTTCCCGGACGGCGTCGACGGGGAGATGTTCTACCAGAAGCGGGTGCCGGCCCGGGGCGTGCCGCCGTGGCTGCGTACCGCCCGGATCGCCTTTCCCAGCGGCCGGACCGCCGACGAACTCTGCCCCGCCGACCTGGCCCATGTGGCCTGGGCGGCGCAGATGGGCACGGTGGTGTTCCACCCCTGGCCGGTGCGCGCCGCCGACGTCGACCGGCCGGACGAGTTGCGGATCGACCTGGACCCGCAGCCGGGCACCGACTTCGCCGATGCGGTCGCCGCTGCCGGCGAGGTGCGTGCGCTGCTCGACGAACTCGGCGCGGTCGGCTACCCGAAAACTTCCGGCGGCCGGGGGGTGCACGTCTACCTGCGGATCGTGCCCCGCTGGTCGTTCGCCGAGGTACGCCGGGCGGTGATCGCGTTCGCCCGCGAGGTGCAGCGTCGCCGCCCCGACCTGGTCACCACCTCGTGGTGGAAGGAGGAGCGCGGCGAGAAGGTCTTCGTCGACTACAACCAGATGGCCCGGGACCGCACCATCGCCTGCGCCTATTCGCTGCGCGCCAACGCCCGCGCCACCGTCTCCACCCCGGTGAGCTGGGACGAGTTGACCGAGGTGGAACCGGACGACTTCGACCTGCGGACGGTGCCGCCCCGGCTGGCCGGGCGGGGCGACCCACACGCCGGCATCGACGACACGCCGTGGGACATCGGCCCGCTGCTGGAGTGGGCCGACCGCGACGAGCGGGACGGCCGGGGCGGGGACCTGCCGTACCCGCCGGATCATCCGAAGATGCCCGGCGAACCGAGGCGGGTGCAGCCCTCGCGGGCCCGTCCGGACACGCCTGGCTGA
- a CDS encoding Pecanex-like protein 1, producing MNRSPRRRRTDDRPARRGSTRTRVLAVAMMLAVFGGVVAVTQISSAGTRGDRDRDRDRRDRAVACQSAPDPAASTDPADTGTTVDEFGVRHHWGDGQRGPTGGRDACPQPSAEGTATAVPAPDALEILGDDCSGSDLPPHDGFQVGDRCVSTAFGEVGDADNNPQLMIVSAPDRVRSNEPFTLRISTRNLVRDRFLPAGQGGYYLESSFLNEDGLTRGHFHTACRMLTSNRTAPQPGPVPAFFVATEDGRGGADADEVTVEVPGLPGPGVAQCASWAGDGSHRVPMMQRANQIPAFDVVRVLVTR from the coding sequence GTGAACCGTTCACCGCGCCGACGGCGTACCGACGATCGACCTGCCCGACGCGGCAGCACCCGGACCCGCGTACTCGCGGTGGCCATGATGCTCGCGGTCTTCGGCGGAGTCGTCGCCGTAACCCAGATCTCCTCCGCCGGGACCCGGGGCGACCGGGACCGGGACCGGGACCGCCGGGACCGCGCCGTCGCCTGTCAGAGCGCACCGGACCCGGCCGCATCGACCGATCCGGCCGACACCGGCACCACGGTGGACGAGTTCGGGGTCCGGCACCACTGGGGCGACGGCCAGCGTGGCCCGACCGGCGGCCGGGACGCCTGTCCGCAGCCGTCCGCCGAGGGCACCGCCACCGCCGTGCCGGCCCCCGACGCACTGGAGATTCTCGGCGACGACTGCTCCGGCAGCGATCTGCCACCGCACGACGGGTTCCAGGTCGGTGACCGCTGCGTGAGCACGGCCTTCGGCGAGGTCGGCGACGCCGACAACAACCCCCAGCTCATGATCGTCTCGGCGCCTGACCGGGTCCGGTCGAACGAGCCCTTCACCTTGCGGATCAGCACCCGCAACCTGGTCCGGGACCGGTTCCTGCCGGCCGGGCAGGGTGGTTACTACCTGGAAAGCTCCTTCCTGAACGAGGACGGGCTGACCCGGGGGCACTTCCATACCGCCTGCCGGATGCTCACCAGCAACCGCACCGCACCCCAGCCCGGACCGGTGCCGGCGTTCTTCGTTGCCACCGAGGACGGCCGGGGCGGTGCGGATGCCGACGAGGTCACCGTCGAGGTTCCGGGCCTGCCCGGCCCTGGCGTGGCACAGTGCGCGTCCTGGGCCGGCGACGGCTCCCACCGGGTGCCGATGATGCAGCGGGCCAACCAGATCCCCGCCTTCGACGTGGTCCGGGTGCTGGTCACCCGATAG
- a CDS encoding DNA-3-methyladenine glycosylase 2 family protein: protein MAGHERVDRSASRQRILRPPAGYHLARSVRPLAMGRFDPCARWHADTFWWTARMPSGPATLTLHRRGGELIATGHGPGAADVVDIADAVAGLRDDVDGFRPLARRHPVVHALARRYAGVRLPATGAVFARVLRAVLEQKVTGVEAYRGYAATVRAFGTPAPGPAAGLWVTPEPAVIATTPYWKFHPLGIEQRRAQTLCRAAAVADRLEASVDAATATSRLTSLPGIGPWTAAEVVRVAFGAADAVSVGDFHLPNTVAWALAGEARGDDQRMLDLLEPFRGHRGRVCLLLELAGLAAPRFGPRAPLRSFARF, encoded by the coding sequence ATGGCCGGGCACGAGCGGGTGGACAGGTCGGCGAGCCGGCAACGGATTCTGCGGCCACCGGCCGGTTACCACCTGGCCCGGTCCGTGCGTCCGCTGGCGATGGGCCGGTTCGACCCCTGCGCCCGCTGGCACGCGGACACCTTCTGGTGGACCGCCCGTATGCCGAGCGGTCCGGCGACACTCACGCTGCACCGGCGCGGCGGCGAGCTGATCGCCACCGGGCACGGCCCCGGCGCGGCCGACGTCGTCGACATCGCCGACGCGGTCGCCGGGCTCCGCGACGACGTCGACGGATTCCGTCCGCTCGCCCGACGCCACCCGGTGGTGCATGCCCTGGCCCGCCGCTACGCCGGGGTCCGGCTGCCCGCGACCGGCGCGGTGTTCGCCCGGGTGCTGCGGGCCGTCCTGGAGCAGAAGGTGACCGGGGTCGAGGCCTACCGCGGGTACGCCGCCACCGTACGCGCCTTCGGGACACCGGCACCCGGGCCGGCGGCCGGCCTGTGGGTCACCCCCGAACCAGCGGTGATCGCGACGACCCCGTACTGGAAGTTCCACCCGCTCGGCATCGAGCAGCGCCGAGCGCAGACCCTGTGCCGGGCGGCGGCCGTGGCCGACCGGCTGGAGGCCAGCGTCGACGCGGCGACCGCGACCAGCCGACTGACGAGCCTGCCCGGAATCGGCCCGTGGACCGCCGCCGAGGTGGTCCGGGTCGCCTTCGGCGCGGCGGACGCGGTGAGCGTCGGGGACTTCCACCTGCCGAACACGGTCGCCTGGGCGCTGGCCGGCGAGGCACGCGGCGACGACCAGCGGATGCTGGACCTGCTGGAGCCGTTCCGTGGCCACCGGGGACGGGTCTGCCTGCTGCTGGAGCTGGCCGGCCTGGCGGCCCCCCGGTTCGGCCCCCGCGCACCGCTGCGGTCCTTCGCGCGGTTCTGA
- a CDS encoding DUF1990 domain-containing protein, with protein MSGFTYPQTGATSQLLRTAEAGHRPYPALPAGYRHLRYRTALRPGTFDRAGRAVLTWRMHRAAGARVAASAPRAEPGVQVTVSLGVGPLRMTAPCAVVWATDTADRVGFAYGTLDGHPASGEEAFLVERAGDRVWFSVVAFSRPVAPAMRLAGPVAVAAQHLYAWRLGVALRRLTR; from the coding sequence ATGTCAGGTTTCACCTATCCGCAGACCGGGGCCACCAGCCAGTTGCTGCGTACCGCCGAGGCCGGGCACCGGCCCTACCCGGCCCTGCCCGCCGGTTACCGCCATCTGCGCTACCGGACGGCGCTACGACCAGGCACCTTCGACCGTGCGGGACGGGCCGTGCTCACCTGGCGGATGCACCGGGCCGCCGGGGCCCGGGTCGCCGCCTCGGCACCACGCGCCGAACCCGGTGTGCAGGTCACGGTCAGCCTCGGCGTGGGTCCGCTGCGGATGACCGCGCCGTGCGCGGTCGTGTGGGCGACCGACACCGCGGACCGGGTCGGGTTCGCCTACGGCACGCTCGACGGGCACCCGGCCAGCGGCGAGGAGGCCTTCCTGGTGGAGCGGGCCGGTGACCGGGTGTGGTTCTCCGTGGTGGCGTTCAGCCGACCGGTGGCACCGGCGATGCGGCTCGCCGGCCCGGTCGCGGTGGCGGCCCAGCATCTCTACGCCTGGCGACTGGGTGTCGCGCTGCGCCGGCTGACCCGCTGA
- a CDS encoding zf-HC2 domain-containing protein, with product MTRSAHWDVGAYALGALDADDVERFEEHLAGCWACAAELESLIPIVGLMSTVDISQLEGSSALPSQSPTGVDLPGGATGSADDVPPPGWAGGESGTDRHRDHGQVLPLDLARSSRRRRLASRPVQIAAGFVLMATLTGGSFLVGAQWFGADSATVPQAGGEVSATAGPSPLGPQSGVGGPEVTGEKFSTVDPTTGVEADVVLEEAGWGTQVSFALRRVPGPMQCRLVVIRASGTAEVLSTWAVPETGYGTPEQPAPLLLTTSTAAPRDDIERIQVQAVDQSGVATALVTVPV from the coding sequence ATGACACGGTCCGCGCACTGGGACGTCGGGGCGTACGCGCTGGGCGCGCTCGACGCCGACGACGTCGAGCGTTTCGAGGAGCACCTCGCGGGCTGCTGGGCCTGCGCCGCCGAACTCGAGTCCCTGATCCCGATCGTCGGGCTGATGTCCACGGTCGACATCAGCCAACTGGAGGGCAGTTCCGCCCTCCCTTCGCAGAGCCCCACCGGTGTGGACCTGCCTGGTGGGGCGACCGGCAGCGCCGACGACGTGCCGCCGCCCGGCTGGGCCGGCGGCGAGTCCGGCACCGACCGGCACCGCGACCATGGTCAGGTCCTTCCGCTCGACCTCGCCCGTAGCTCCCGCCGTCGGCGGCTGGCCAGCCGACCGGTACAGATCGCTGCCGGGTTCGTCCTGATGGCGACTCTGACCGGCGGCTCGTTCCTGGTCGGCGCGCAATGGTTCGGCGCGGACTCCGCCACGGTGCCGCAGGCCGGCGGGGAGGTCTCGGCCACTGCCGGTCCGTCTCCGCTCGGTCCACAGTCCGGGGTCGGCGGGCCGGAGGTGACCGGGGAGAAGTTCAGCACGGTCGACCCGACCACCGGGGTGGAGGCGGACGTGGTGCTGGAGGAGGCCGGGTGGGGCACCCAGGTGTCCTTCGCGCTACGCCGGGTGCCAGGGCCGATGCAGTGCCGGCTGGTGGTCATCCGGGCCAGCGGCACCGCCGAGGTGCTCTCCACCTGGGCCGTGCCGGAAACCGGTTACGGCACGCCCGAACAGCCGGCCCCACTACTGCTCACGACGTCCACCGCAGCACCACGCGACGATATCGAACGCATCCAGGTGCAGGCGGTCGACCAGTCCGGCGTGGCCACGGCACTCGTGACGGTACCGGTCTGA
- a CDS encoding class I SAM-dependent methyltransferase has protein sequence MTALTPVLPDLKANYLRTGFHRVHGWLNPSTAVYLSGIETAQRADGITGDVAEIGIHHGKSFLCLALALPTDQRAVAIDVFGDQSANVDRSGYGDRDTFEQNLATYGAGDNVDILQTSSLELEQTGFVSAGRRFRIFSIDGGHTTEITENDLRIAEQTVTERGMVVVDDILNRHWLGVITGLFRYLEHGGSLVPAVLVPNKLILATSVEQAKQYRAMFAEHFAATREKADVPLAGHQVDIYADRPWLVRGENGESGPILEHEPMSTIPTARLSELEEQLRSSRAELDRTKRQLKTVRQELRAAAVPLYRKAARRMPWLARPVRPVFRRVRDVWRRFH, from the coding sequence ATGACGGCGCTCACACCGGTCCTGCCCGACCTGAAGGCGAACTACCTTCGCACCGGCTTCCATCGGGTCCACGGCTGGCTGAACCCGTCGACCGCCGTCTACCTGAGCGGCATCGAGACCGCGCAGCGCGCCGACGGCATCACCGGCGATGTCGCCGAGATCGGGATCCACCACGGCAAGTCGTTCCTCTGTCTCGCGCTCGCCCTGCCGACGGACCAGCGGGCGGTCGCCATCGACGTGTTCGGCGACCAGTCGGCGAACGTGGACCGGTCCGGGTACGGCGACCGGGACACGTTCGAGCAGAACCTGGCGACCTACGGTGCCGGCGACAACGTCGACATCCTGCAGACATCCAGCCTGGAGCTGGAACAGACCGGATTCGTCTCGGCCGGCCGCCGGTTCCGGATCTTCTCCATCGACGGCGGACATACCACTGAGATCACCGAGAACGATCTCCGGATCGCCGAGCAGACGGTCACCGAGCGCGGAATGGTCGTTGTCGACGACATTCTCAACCGGCACTGGCTCGGTGTGATCACCGGCCTCTTCCGGTACCTCGAGCACGGCGGCAGCCTGGTGCCCGCCGTGCTGGTGCCCAACAAGCTGATCCTCGCCACCTCGGTGGAGCAGGCCAAGCAGTACCGGGCGATGTTCGCCGAGCACTTCGCCGCTACCCGGGAGAAGGCCGACGTACCGCTCGCCGGGCATCAGGTCGACATCTACGCCGACCGCCCCTGGCTGGTGCGCGGCGAGAACGGCGAGTCCGGTCCGATCCTCGAGCACGAGCCGATGTCGACCATCCCGACCGCCCGGCTGAGCGAGCTCGAGGAGCAACTGCGGTCCAGCCGTGCCGAGCTCGACCGCACCAAACGGCAGCTCAAGACCGTACGGCAGGAACTGCGCGCCGCCGCCGTGCCGTTGTACCGCAAGGCCGCCCGCCGGATGCCCTGGCTGGCCCGTCCGGTCCGGCCGGTGTTCCGGCGGGTACGCGACGTGTGGCGGCGTTTTCACTGA
- the msrB gene encoding peptide-methionine (R)-S-oxide reductase MsrB: MTDDKVDLPRTGDRPRTADLPHTDEQWRARLNPEQFRVLRQAGTERPWSGEYVETTTVGTYHCRACDAPLFTSDTKFDSHCGWPSFDEALPGAVRYIEDRSHGMVRTEVRCATCDSHLGHRFDGERYTSKNARYCMNSVALRLEPA, translated from the coding sequence ATGACCGACGACAAGGTTGACCTGCCCCGCACCGGCGACCGGCCGCGGACCGCCGACCTGCCCCACACCGACGAGCAGTGGCGGGCGAGGTTGAACCCCGAGCAGTTCCGGGTGCTGCGCCAGGCCGGCACCGAACGGCCCTGGTCGGGCGAGTACGTCGAGACCACCACGGTCGGTACGTACCACTGCCGGGCCTGCGACGCGCCGCTGTTCACCAGCGACACCAAGTTCGACTCGCACTGTGGCTGGCCGAGCTTCGACGAGGCACTGCCCGGCGCAGTGCGTTACATCGAGGACCGGTCGCACGGCATGGTGCGCACCGAGGTGCGCTGCGCGACCTGCGATTCGCATCTGGGCCACCGCTTCGACGGCGAGCGGTACACCTCGAAGAACGCCCGGTACTGCATGAACTCGGTGGCGCTACGGCTCGAGCCGGCCTGA
- a CDS encoding alpha/beta hydrolase has product MAGLTGCTTSDGPGAAPPEGSGHPDAGATTGLPWRPCPEVAGQWSGEVGDDLRYDCATLDVPVDWALGPAAGTLPLALLRVRSAAQRDRIGTLVVNPGGPGVSGVDAAARLALGERSGGLPDAVLRRFDVVGFDPRGVARSAGVDCGADADWDAVFGADPDPDDDAAFAAAAEVNRRIAADCAARHGDRLAAFSTHQTARDLDAVRAAVGDERLTYLGYSYGSLLGATYAHLFPERVRALVLDGAIDPQQDPVAGSLGQAAGFERAFDAFVRWCAATPASCPISTDPAGTLDDAVDRASTKPVASADGRTATPGWIFYAVVASLYDDSGWPRLARAVAALRDGDPAPVFALADAYTGRDADGGYDNLFAANLAINCADAEMPLRPAQIRALQQQWRQEHPRFGPALAVGLLACAQWPTAADPYPVGAAAGAPPILVVGTTGDPATPYEQAPRLAELLGTGVLVTWEGDGHTAYPHAPCVAAAVDAYLIDLTVPADDLRCPA; this is encoded by the coding sequence ATGGCCGGGCTCACCGGCTGCACCACGAGCGACGGCCCCGGCGCGGCACCGCCGGAGGGGTCGGGCCACCCGGATGCCGGCGCCACGACCGGGCTGCCCTGGCGGCCCTGCCCCGAGGTTGCCGGCCAGTGGTCCGGCGAGGTCGGCGACGACCTGCGCTACGACTGCGCCACGCTCGACGTACCGGTCGACTGGGCCCTCGGCCCGGCCGCCGGAACCCTGCCACTCGCGCTGCTGCGGGTGCGTTCCGCCGCGCAGCGGGACCGGATCGGCACGCTCGTGGTCAACCCCGGTGGCCCGGGCGTCTCCGGGGTCGACGCCGCCGCGCGGCTGGCCCTGGGCGAACGGTCCGGCGGCCTGCCGGACGCGGTGCTGCGCCGCTTCGACGTGGTCGGTTTCGACCCGCGCGGGGTGGCCCGCTCCGCCGGTGTGGACTGTGGGGCCGACGCGGACTGGGACGCTGTCTTCGGTGCCGACCCGGACCCCGACGACGACGCCGCCTTCGCCGCCGCCGCCGAGGTGAACCGGCGGATCGCGGCCGACTGCGCGGCCCGCCACGGCGACCGGCTCGCCGCCTTCTCCACCCATCAGACCGCCCGGGACCTCGATGCGGTCCGGGCCGCTGTCGGCGACGAACGACTCACCTACCTCGGCTACTCGTACGGCAGCCTGCTGGGAGCCACCTACGCCCACCTGTTCCCCGAGCGGGTCCGTGCCCTGGTCCTCGACGGCGCGATCGATCCGCAGCAGGATCCGGTGGCCGGCTCGCTGGGCCAGGCCGCCGGTTTCGAACGTGCCTTCGACGCGTTCGTCCGGTGGTGCGCCGCCACCCCGGCATCCTGCCCGATCAGCACCGACCCCGCCGGCACGCTCGACGACGCCGTCGACCGGGCCAGTACGAAACCGGTGGCGTCGGCCGACGGACGGACGGCGACCCCCGGATGGATCTTCTACGCCGTGGTCGCCTCGCTCTACGACGACAGCGGCTGGCCACGGCTGGCCCGTGCCGTGGCCGCGCTGCGCGACGGCGACCCGGCACCGGTGTTCGCCCTGGCCGACGCCTACACCGGCCGGGACGCCGACGGCGGCTACGACAACCTGTTCGCCGCCAACCTGGCGATCAACTGCGCCGACGCCGAGATGCCGCTGCGCCCGGCGCAGATCCGCGCGCTGCAGCAGCAGTGGCGCCAGGAACACCCCAGGTTCGGCCCGGCGCTGGCGGTCGGCCTGCTGGCCTGCGCGCAGTGGCCGACCGCCGCCGACCCGTATCCGGTCGGCGCGGCGGCCGGTGCCCCACCGATCCTGGTGGTCGGCACCACCGGCGATCCGGCCACCCCGTACGAGCAGGCCCCCCGCCTCGCCGAGCTACTGGGCACCGGAGTGCTGGTGACCTGGGAGGGCGACGGGCACACCGCGTACCCGCACGCACCGTGTGTGGCCGCGGCGGTCGACGCGTACCTGATCGATCTGACCGTGCCCGCCGACGACCTGCGCTGCCCGGCCTGA
- a CDS encoding ATP-dependent DNA ligase codes for MKLPIPCPIEPMLARPVTTLPVADGLSYEPKWDGYRCVIFRDGTEVELASRGGKTLTRYFPEVITQALAQLPPRVVVDGELVVIRPEADRSRLDFDLLGQRIHPAASRVRLLAEQTPASFVAFDLLALDDTALLDEPFRIRRERLTDALATVTAPMHLTPVTTDPQTARQWFDIFEGAGLDGVIAKPAELRYEPGKRSMFKVKHGRTADVVVAGFRWHKSGPVVGSLLLGLYDDTGTLHHVGVCASFTAARRAELVEELAPLRTTAAEHPWVGGDGTSGQRVPGAPSRWSGGKNLEWQPLRPEWVAEVAYDAMEGDRFRHTARFLRWRPDRDPASCRYDQLVRPVRFDVDRVLAGDPTGRR; via the coding sequence GTGAAACTGCCGATCCCCTGCCCGATCGAACCGATGCTGGCCAGGCCGGTCACCACACTGCCGGTCGCCGACGGGCTCAGCTACGAGCCCAAGTGGGACGGCTACCGGTGCGTCATCTTCCGCGACGGCACCGAGGTGGAGCTGGCCAGCCGTGGCGGCAAGACCCTCACCAGGTACTTCCCGGAAGTGATCACCCAGGCGCTGGCGCAGTTGCCACCCCGGGTCGTCGTCGACGGTGAGCTGGTCGTGATCCGCCCGGAGGCAGACCGGTCACGGCTGGACTTCGACCTGCTCGGGCAGCGCATCCACCCGGCGGCGTCGCGGGTCCGGCTGCTCGCCGAGCAGACCCCGGCCTCGTTCGTCGCCTTCGACCTGCTCGCCCTCGACGACACGGCCCTGCTCGACGAGCCGTTCCGCATCCGGCGCGAGCGGTTGACCGACGCCCTGGCCACCGTCACCGCCCCCATGCATCTGACGCCGGTCACCACCGACCCGCAGACCGCCCGGCAGTGGTTCGACATCTTCGAGGGCGCCGGCCTCGACGGGGTGATCGCCAAACCGGCCGAGCTGCGGTACGAACCAGGCAAACGGTCGATGTTCAAGGTCAAGCACGGGCGTACCGCCGATGTGGTCGTGGCCGGATTCCGCTGGCACAAGTCCGGCCCGGTGGTGGGTTCACTGCTGCTCGGTCTCTACGACGACACCGGCACGCTGCACCACGTCGGGGTCTGTGCGTCGTTCACCGCGGCCCGGCGGGCCGAGCTGGTCGAGGAGCTGGCACCACTGCGTACCACCGCAGCCGAACACCCGTGGGTCGGCGGTGACGGGACCTCCGGGCAGCGCGTGCCGGGAGCGCCCAGCCGGTGGAGCGGCGGCAAGAACCTCGAATGGCAGCCGCTGCGACCCGAGTGGGTCGCCGAGGTCGCCTACGACGCGATGGAGGGTGACCGGTTCCGGCACACCGCACGGTTCCTGCGCTGGCGCCCGGACCGCGATCCCGCCTCGTGCCGCTACGACCAGCTCGTCCGGCCGGTACGCTTCGACGTCGACCGGGTGCTCGCCGGCGACCCCACCGGTCGACGGTGA
- a CDS encoding GNAT family N-acetyltransferase has protein sequence MTLYQLLKLRVDVFVVEQECAYPELDGRDLEPQTRQLWLARAGALVACLRLLTEPDTDQAGPDTDQAGPDTDQAGPDTDQAGGGRVRRIGRVAVAAHERGRGHADRLLDAALAIAGDQPCVLDAQAHLTALYARHGFVVAGPEYVEDGIPHVPMRRPPGVHGGTRHAK, from the coding sequence ATCACCCTCTACCAACTGCTGAAACTCCGGGTCGACGTCTTCGTCGTGGAGCAGGAGTGCGCGTACCCGGAGCTGGACGGGCGCGACCTTGAGCCGCAGACCCGGCAGCTGTGGCTGGCCCGGGCCGGAGCGCTGGTCGCCTGCCTGCGCCTGCTGACCGAACCGGACACGGACCAGGCCGGACCAGACACGGACCAGGCCGGACCAGACACGGACCAGGCCGGACCAGACACGGACCAGGCCGGCGGTGGCCGGGTTCGTCGGATCGGCCGGGTGGCGGTGGCCGCGCACGAACGCGGCCGAGGCCATGCCGACCGGCTGCTCGACGCCGCCCTGGCGATCGCCGGTGACCAGCCGTGTGTCCTCGACGCCCAGGCCCACCTGACGGCCCTCTACGCCCGGCACGGATTCGTCGTCGCCGGCCCGGAGTACGTCGAGGACGGAATTCCGCACGTGCCGATGCGTCGGCCACCCGGGGTCCACGGCGGGACGCGGCACGCGAAGTGA
- a CDS encoding Prokaryotic metallothionein, which yields MATCEVCGNDYWMAFDIRTVSGDTYTFDSFECAIQLLAPICEHCQCKIVGHGVEVSGRFFCCAHCARTVDQETGAQVRDAVGSRPG from the coding sequence ATGGCGACCTGTGAGGTCTGCGGCAACGACTACTGGATGGCGTTCGACATCCGGACGGTGAGCGGGGACACCTACACCTTCGACTCGTTCGAGTGCGCGATCCAGCTCCTCGCACCGATCTGCGAGCACTGCCAGTGCAAGATCGTCGGGCACGGCGTCGAGGTGTCGGGCCGGTTCTTCTGCTGTGCGCACTGCGCCCGCACCGTGGACCAGGAGACCGGCGCGCAGGTACGCGACGCGGTCGGTAGCCGACCGGGCTGA